Proteins encoded by one window of Candidatus Obscuribacterales bacterium:
- the ruvC gene encoding crossover junction endodeoxyribonuclease RuvC: protein MPYIRWVTSLMRIMGIDPGTATVGYGVIDWLGINDLRCIAAGVISTSKQMSAGDRLVMIRSDLLSLIEKYDPDVIAVEAIFFFKNAKTLVPVSQARGVILEAIASAGKKLAEYTPQQVKLNLTGFGRAEKREIQEMVARLLNHEEVIKPDDAADALAIAICHARMGLVGMSQPVS, encoded by the coding sequence GTGCCATACATTCGATGGGTTACATCTCTTATGCGAATCATGGGTATCGATCCAGGCACTGCAACCGTCGGTTATGGCGTTATTGATTGGCTCGGCATAAACGACTTACGCTGTATTGCCGCTGGAGTCATTTCCACGAGCAAACAAATGTCCGCAGGCGACCGTTTGGTGATGATTCGCTCGGATCTGCTTAGTCTTATAGAAAAGTATGACCCCGATGTGATTGCGGTTGAAGCGATTTTCTTCTTTAAGAATGCCAAGACATTAGTGCCTGTCTCCCAGGCCCGCGGCGTCATATTGGAAGCAATTGCCAGCGCAGGGAAAAAGCTTGCGGAATACACTCCTCAACAGGTGAAGCTAAATCTGACCGGCTTCGGGCGCGCGGAAAAGCGAGAAATCCAAGAAATGGTTGCCAGGTTGCTTAACCACGAAGAAGTTATCAAGCCCGATGACGCGGCCGATGCCTTAGCCATTGCTATTTGTCATGCACGCATGGGCTTAGTTGGTATGAGCCAACCGGTTTCTTGA
- the lnt gene encoding apolipoprotein N-acyltransferase — translation MPALIQQSEPIANSEQDYNEGSAQGFLTRYGLLEKWPIAFGFGAIFGLSTPGFDIWFLAWVGLVPLLLLIQGCRQKREAAIVGFSFGMGYYLTAMRWFLGLHPLNWLSLNDLLSVQAAAAVWIIAAAHQALLITAFAFCVFTIPMRASFLPYHLRPYYPYLLSVPVLWIFFMWVVGHLEAYLGTPVVEVAYSQFQQLELIQICKLGGSQLLDFLIVLTNCAIALLIMEYTRLVPKLGQRIDRLAPRGGAIFDLVLIVTAIAIAFSWGRSELVRSTDSTRLASSAASEYTPSVITCALQGNLNIEDERMGTTTPEGVAQRYADLAHGIGAGLVVLPEGVITPTQARQGMLAAKLFDVAKYEKKEVITGSVEAIKDSYVNGVRVISTDKNTLQSSLYVKRRLVPFGEFYPQTPLDALIPSQVKNLMLGHQGGFVAAQKLQLLNSLWGKIGASICVEVIYPKLIANEVRSGASLLVNVSNLAWFHNSPLNKQILAAAVMRSVENGRYMVLATNTGISAIIDPAGVITTQSFAGKKGIILNPVRFLYNNTPFSKMWWL, via the coding sequence ATGCCTGCCTTGATTCAACAATCAGAGCCAATTGCAAACAGCGAACAAGACTACAACGAAGGGTCGGCGCAGGGGTTTCTTACGCGCTATGGACTTTTGGAAAAATGGCCTATTGCCTTTGGCTTTGGCGCGATTTTTGGACTGTCGACGCCTGGCTTTGATATTTGGTTTCTAGCCTGGGTCGGACTTGTGCCCTTGCTTTTGCTTATTCAAGGCTGCAGACAGAAACGTGAGGCGGCAATTGTCGGCTTCAGTTTCGGTATGGGCTATTACCTAACAGCGATGCGTTGGTTTCTCGGGCTGCATCCTCTCAATTGGCTTTCACTAAATGATTTGCTTTCCGTGCAAGCTGCAGCTGCTGTCTGGATAATTGCCGCTGCGCACCAAGCACTGCTAATTACAGCTTTTGCCTTTTGTGTTTTTACAATCCCCATGCGCGCAAGTTTCTTGCCCTATCACCTGCGCCCCTACTATCCATATCTTTTGTCAGTGCCGGTGCTGTGGATCTTTTTCATGTGGGTGGTCGGACATTTAGAAGCCTATTTGGGAACACCGGTTGTAGAAGTTGCGTACAGTCAGTTTCAACAATTGGAACTAATCCAAATTTGCAAATTGGGTGGCAGCCAACTCCTTGATTTCCTAATTGTCTTAACCAACTGCGCAATTGCACTTTTGATCATGGAATACACCAGGCTCGTGCCAAAACTTGGCCAGCGTATCGACAGACTGGCACCACGCGGCGGCGCCATTTTCGATTTGGTCTTAATTGTCACAGCAATTGCGATTGCTTTTTCCTGGGGCAGAAGTGAACTTGTCCGCTCGACCGACAGCACGCGCCTAGCATCAAGTGCTGCCAGTGAATACACGCCATCAGTCATAACTTGTGCATTGCAAGGCAATTTAAATATTGAAGATGAACGCATGGGCACGACAACGCCGGAAGGTGTAGCTCAACGTTATGCAGATCTGGCTCATGGCATTGGTGCCGGCTTGGTAGTGTTACCCGAAGGCGTTATCACGCCAACACAAGCACGCCAGGGAATGCTCGCCGCCAAATTATTCGATGTAGCCAAATACGAGAAGAAAGAAGTCATAACAGGTAGCGTTGAAGCGATAAAAGACAGTTATGTAAATGGTGTCCGCGTAATTTCGACAGACAAGAACACCTTGCAGTCAAGCCTCTATGTCAAACGGCGCCTGGTACCATTTGGAGAGTTTTATCCGCAAACACCTCTGGATGCATTGATTCCAAGCCAAGTCAAAAATCTAATGCTCGGTCATCAAGGCGGATTCGTGGCAGCACAAAAACTGCAGCTTCTAAATTCTCTCTGGGGCAAAATCGGTGCATCAATTTGCGTGGAAGTAATTTATCCCAAACTAATTGCTAATGAAGTGAGATCGGGAGCAAGTTTGTTGGTAAATGTCTCCAACCTTGCCTGGTTCCACAATTCGCCATTAAACAAACAAATACTTGCCGCAGCCGTTATGCGCTCCGTAGAAAACGGCAGATACATGGTGCTTGCCACAAACACCGGCATATCGGCAATTATTGATCCGGCAGGAGTTATCACTACTCAATCATTTGCCGGCAAGAAAGGCATAATTTTAAATCCAGTCCGCTTCCTGTACAACAATACCCCTTTCAGCAAAATGTGGTGGCTATGA
- a CDS encoding DUF192 domain-containing protein — translation MTRNMLKFSVLSLTICTVMGLSVSFANGKAKMPMVDIAGKAKVTLEVADTEPKITRGLMYRTSLAPDAGMVFLFRPNREVNFWMYHTLIPLDMLFVHNGKVVKLIADVQPCKSENPSDCATYPGGRGVFVSEVIELAAGYAKQHDLKEGDTVTFNLP, via the coding sequence ATGACCAGAAATATGCTCAAGTTTTCCGTTCTCTCTTTGACTATCTGTACCGTAATGGGACTTTCAGTCAGCTTTGCCAACGGAAAGGCGAAAATGCCGATGGTGGACATTGCCGGTAAAGCAAAAGTAACTCTTGAAGTTGCAGATACAGAGCCTAAAATTACGCGTGGCTTGATGTACAGAACATCACTGGCACCTGATGCTGGAATGGTATTTCTCTTTCGCCCCAATCGCGAAGTCAACTTCTGGATGTATCACACGTTAATTCCGCTAGACATGCTCTTTGTACATAACGGCAAAGTCGTGAAGCTAATTGCCGACGTGCAACCTTGCAAATCAGAAAACCCCAGCGACTGCGCAACTTACCCCGGCGGACGTGGTGTATTTGTCTCAGAGGTCATTGAACTTGCTGCCGGTTATGCCAAACAACACGACTTAAAAGAAGGCGATACAGTTACCTTTAACTTGCCTTGA
- the murJ gene encoding murein biosynthesis integral membrane protein MurJ has protein sequence MPQDNNPPEVFVGDGDSSRMADGIELLEETALQEKKKGPSLGKVFGLVALLTIAAKFAGLARDVVVLKEFGTSLTADAYNIAYILTGNILILFGGLGGPFHSATVAILTPRKDDKSIGVLIGQVFLLTFLGLLAIAALVFVFAPQLVALIAPAAGHSADYREALWHETVLQLQIMVPLIVIAGLVGISYGVLNVYGRFMWPSLSPAIASLAIIFAVYFLQPTMGGLCLAVGTLIGAVGQLIAQLPGTLKSAKIAFSTKAEPELAKYGSMLWPAVISTSVGQLNIYVDVFFISQLAEGSFTALVNANRLIQLILGVLLTAMLVPILPRFTEQVAAKKVDDLKVELRRALRFLWFLALPAAALLLAIPEPIIQLLFQRGHFSRESTELVTVALIYLVPSIFFYVARDLMTRVFYAHHDSKTPYHVGLMAIFVHLVINWALVGPMGLAGIALSTTLTTVFNFIMLSWLLRKKIGHVGTMQLIQPVIVMLLASAGCGAAAWFSLTLIPQEFLAGSWFGLLIRLSIAGVCALVSYLGICLAFRLEEPMMLAKRLKLIKAS, from the coding sequence GCGATAGCAGTCGCATGGCCGACGGCATCGAGCTATTAGAAGAAACAGCGCTACAAGAAAAGAAAAAAGGACCAAGTCTCGGAAAAGTTTTTGGACTTGTTGCCTTGCTTACTATTGCTGCAAAGTTTGCCGGTCTGGCGAGAGATGTTGTTGTCCTCAAGGAATTCGGCACATCGCTCACTGCTGATGCCTATAACATCGCATATATTCTTACGGGCAACATCCTCATCCTGTTTGGTGGATTGGGTGGACCTTTCCATTCCGCAACAGTCGCAATTCTTACACCACGCAAAGACGACAAAAGTATCGGTGTCCTAATTGGACAAGTATTTCTTTTGACTTTTCTTGGTTTGCTTGCCATTGCTGCGTTGGTATTTGTCTTTGCTCCCCAGTTGGTTGCCCTCATTGCGCCTGCTGCCGGTCACTCGGCTGATTACAGGGAAGCGCTTTGGCACGAGACTGTTTTGCAATTGCAAATCATGGTGCCTTTGATTGTAATAGCCGGACTAGTTGGCATTTCCTACGGCGTATTGAATGTCTATGGTCGCTTCATGTGGCCTTCGCTGTCGCCGGCAATTGCCAGTTTGGCAATAATCTTTGCCGTCTACTTCTTGCAACCAACCATGGGTGGTTTGTGTCTGGCAGTCGGTACCCTCATTGGTGCTGTAGGACAATTAATTGCTCAATTACCCGGCACGCTTAAGTCAGCCAAAATTGCCTTTTCTACAAAAGCTGAACCTGAGCTAGCCAAATACGGCTCTATGCTGTGGCCGGCTGTAATCTCAACTTCAGTCGGACAATTGAACATTTATGTCGATGTATTTTTCATCTCGCAATTAGCCGAAGGTTCTTTTACCGCCTTGGTAAATGCGAATAGACTGATTCAGCTTATTCTTGGTGTGCTTTTAACAGCCATGCTTGTTCCAATTTTGCCGCGATTTACTGAACAGGTCGCCGCCAAAAAAGTTGATGATCTAAAAGTCGAACTGAGACGCGCGCTACGATTCTTGTGGTTTTTGGCTCTACCCGCAGCCGCATTGCTCTTAGCTATACCTGAACCAATCATCCAACTGCTTTTCCAGCGCGGTCACTTTAGTCGCGAATCAACCGAGCTTGTCACAGTCGCCCTTATCTACTTGGTGCCTTCAATTTTCTTCTATGTTGCGCGCGATTTGATGACGCGTGTCTTCTATGCCCACCATGATTCGAAAACTCCTTATCACGTGGGGCTAATGGCTATCTTCGTCCACCTAGTGATCAATTGGGCTTTAGTTGGTCCTATGGGCTTAGCAGGTATTGCCTTGTCCACGACGCTCACAACTGTATTCAACTTCATCATGCTTAGCTGGCTCTTGCGCAAGAAAATTGGGCATGTGGGCACCATGCAATTAATTCAGCCTGTTATCGTAATGCTATTAGCTTCCGCCGGCTGTGGCGCAGCGGCCTGGTTCTCGCTGACTTTGATTCCGCAGGAATTCCTTGCCGGAAGTTGGTTCGGCTTGCTTATACGCTTATCCATTGCCGGAGTCTGCGCGCTAGTATCCTACCTGGGCATTTGCTTAGCCTTCCGCCTGGAAGAGCCCATGATGCTGGCAAAACGCCTGAAGCTTATCAAGGCAAGTTAA